The Pantoea nemavictus genome includes a region encoding these proteins:
- the tpx gene encoding thiol peroxidase — protein MSQNVHFQGNPVPVAGHFPQVGEQAKPFSLVAKDLGDVSLSKYAGKRKVLNIFPSIDTGVCAASVRKFNERSGEADNTVVLCISSDLPFAQSRFCGAENVSNVITLSSLRGAEFKEDYGVAIADGPLKGLTARAVVVLDENDKVIYSELVNEITEEPNYDAALAALK, from the coding sequence ATGTCTCAGAATGTTCACTTCCAGGGCAATCCGGTGCCAGTTGCAGGTCACTTCCCGCAAGTTGGCGAGCAGGCTAAACCGTTCAGCCTTGTCGCTAAAGATCTTGGTGACGTATCCCTTTCTAAGTATGCAGGCAAACGCAAAGTTCTGAACATTTTCCCAAGCATTGATACTGGCGTATGCGCGGCCTCGGTGCGCAAGTTCAACGAGCGTTCAGGTGAAGCGGACAATACCGTGGTGCTGTGTATCTCTTCGGATCTGCCTTTTGCCCAGTCACGCTTCTGCGGCGCTGAGAACGTGAGCAACGTCATCACGCTCTCTTCACTGCGCGGTGCTGAATTCAAGGAAGATTATGGCGTGGCGATTGCGGATGGCCCGTTGAAAGGCCTGACTGCACGTGCTGTGGTGGTGCTGGATGAAAACGATAAAGTGATTTACAGCGAACTGGTGAACGAAATCACCGAAGAGCCTAACTACGATGCGGCGCTGGCTGCACTGAAGTAA
- the ycjG gene encoding L-Ala-D/L-Glu epimerase codes for MRTVKSYPEAWPLHSPFVISRGSRTEAHVVVVEIEQDGVKGVGEATPYARYGESEESVLQQIASQLSALQDGMTREALQQALPAGAARNAIDCALWDLARQQQGKSLVDLCDVALADEIVTAHTISIDTPDAMASSAQALWQHGARLLKIKMDDHLISERLVAIRSAVPQATLIVDANESWHAEGLAARCQLLADLDVAMLEQPLPAAQDAALGNFIHPLPICADESCHTRESLTQLQGRYEMVNIKLDKTGGLTEALALADAAQQQGFAIMLGCMLCTSRAIRAALPLTTRAKFADLDGPTWLAADVEPSLHFSHGVLKPRAASAAD; via the coding sequence ATGAGAACAGTAAAGAGTTATCCGGAAGCCTGGCCGTTGCATTCGCCGTTTGTTATTTCACGAGGCAGTCGCACCGAAGCGCATGTCGTGGTAGTGGAAATTGAGCAGGATGGCGTGAAAGGTGTGGGTGAAGCGACACCTTACGCGCGCTACGGTGAAAGCGAAGAGTCGGTGCTGCAACAAATTGCTTCGCAGCTGAGCGCGCTGCAGGATGGTATGACGCGTGAAGCGTTGCAGCAGGCATTACCGGCCGGTGCGGCGCGCAATGCCATCGACTGTGCATTGTGGGATTTAGCGCGCCAGCAGCAGGGGAAAAGCCTGGTGGATTTGTGCGATGTCGCGTTGGCTGATGAAATCGTCACCGCACATACCATCAGTATCGACACGCCAGATGCGATGGCCAGCAGTGCACAGGCGCTATGGCAGCATGGCGCGCGCTTGTTGAAGATTAAAATGGATGACCATCTGATCAGCGAACGTCTGGTGGCCATTCGCAGCGCGGTGCCGCAGGCCACGCTGATCGTTGATGCCAATGAATCCTGGCATGCCGAAGGACTGGCGGCGCGTTGTCAATTGCTGGCCGATCTCGACGTGGCGATGCTTGAGCAGCCACTTCCGGCGGCGCAGGATGCCGCGCTGGGCAACTTTATTCATCCGCTACCGATCTGTGCAGATGAGAGCTGTCATACGCGTGAAAGCCTGACCCAGCTTCAAGGGCGCTATGAAATGGTGAATATCAAACTGGATAAAACGGGCGGCTTAACTGAAGCGCTAGCGTTAGCGGATGCGGCGCAGCAGCAGGGTTTTGCCATTATGCTCGGCTGCATGCTATGTACTTCGCGGGCGATTCGCGCGGCGTTGCCGCTGACAACCCGGGCGAAATTTGCCGATCTCGACGGTCCAACCTGGCTAGCTGCTGATGTTGAACCGTCGCTGCATTTCTCTCACGGCGTACTCAAACCGCGGGCTGCCAGCGCAGCAGATTGA